Genomic segment of Myxococcus stipitatus:
AGCAGCGCCAGCGCCACCGACGCGGCCACCAAGGCCCGCAGCACCGAATCCAGACCCGACGAAGCCGCGTCCGACGACTCCTGCCGCACCAACGCCCCAGGCCCGGTGGGCCCTCCATGCGCCGGGTCTCCCTTGGCCAGTCGCAGGAACATCGTCACGCCCTCGGAGGCGATGTTCATCGTGTGCACCAGCGAGTGCCGCAGCGCCTCGCCAGGCGCATGCGTGCGGTACACGTACTGCTGACTCACGCCAATGCGCCCCTCGCCCTGCTCATCCGGTCGCGGACGCACCGTCACCGTGCGCGCCTCGCCATGTCGCGCCACCCGCAACTCGAGCGGACGCCCCACACCCACGGCCACCTTCTCGACGAACTCCGTCCAGGTGCGAAGGGGCTGCCCATCGACCATGTCGATGCGGTCCCCCGGCAGCAGCTGCGCCCGAGCCGCCTCCGAGCCCGGCTTCACCGTCCCCACCGTCAGCGGCACCACCACGTGCGTGCCCGACGTGTACAGAGCGAAGAGGACCCCCAAGGCGAACAGGTAGTTCGCCAGCGGGCCCGCCAGGATGATGAGCGCGCGCCGCACGGGTCCCAAGGTCTGGAAGCTCGCCGCGTCCGCGGCGTCCGCGCGGTGCGGATTCATCCCCTGGATGTGCACCGTGGCGCCCAGCGGAACCGCGCCCACGACGAACTGCGTCCCGCCCAACCGGAAGGACGCCATGGGCGGACCAAACCCGAACACGAACCTGGGCACCCTCACGCCGAGCAATCGCGCGGCGACCAGGTGCCCCAGCTCATGCAGGGCGAGCAGCGCCCCCAGGGCGAGCAGAACGAGCGCGTAGTGCATCCCGGACGACGGCTCCTACAACTTCCGCCGCTGGCCGGTCCGCTTGTAGGCCAGGTAGTCCGCGAGGATGGTGCCGTGGTCGAAGCACAGGTCCTGGGGCAGCGCGTCGACCCGGAAGGTCCGCGCCTCCGCCGCGTCATCCGAGCCCTGGGGCTCTCCCTGCGCCGTGCCGATGTACACCGTCGACAGCGTGTGCTGCCTCGGGTCCCGCTTGGGGTCCGAATACGTGAAGAACTGCTCCACCAGCTTCACGTCCATCCCCGTCTCCTCCTTCACCTCGCGGATGGCCGCCGCGTCCAGAGGCTCGCCTTCGTCCACGAAGCCGCCAGGCAGCGCCCACCCGAGGGGAGGGTTCGCGCGGCGGATGAGGACGATGCGTTCACCCGACAGCTCGATGATGCAGTCCACGGTGGGCTTGGGGTTGCGGTATTCGGGCATGGCCCCCAGTCTACCCTCGACCGCCCCGAGCGCACTGCACTCGATGCATTCGTGAGGTATGGTGCGCGCCGTGTCCACCCTGAGACGCTTCCGCCTGCTCGTGCCCGCCCTCCTCGTGAGCGTGATGTCGGGCTGCCTGCCCTTCGACCAGGACGGGGGCGACTACGTCTTCACTCCCGTGGAGATCTTCCGCGACGAGTGCGGCCTGTACCCCGCCAACCAGGACAAATTCCACGGCACCCTCCAAGTCACCGGACGTGTCGTCCGCCTGGACATGGCGCTGCTCGACACGCAGCTCATCGGCTACTTCCTCGCGGAGGGGGATGACTTCTCCATCGACGGCAACGTGGTGAACGCGGTGGCCCCGGTCCGCGGACAGGAGTGCCGGCTGGACGAGGCGAGCATCCACATCGACGGGACGACGCAGTGCCGCACGGGCTTCGACGGCGTGATGCGCGTGCGCTACGAGGCCGAGCAGCGGCCGGCCGAATGCACCTGCGAGCTGTGGATGCGTTTTGAAGCCGTCAAGGAAGCCAAGCGCTGCGAATAGCCGCTTGAGCCCGGCCTCATGGGTTCCTAGAACAGAGGGGCTGTCGCCCATTCTGCGGAGGAGCCCATGGCTGAAACGCAGCACGAGATTGTCTCGGTCCTCACCGAGGCCCGCGTCTTCCCCCCGCCCGAGGCGTTCTCCCAGCGCGCCCACCTGCGGAGCATGGAGGACTACCAGCGGCTCTGGGACGAGGCCGCTCGCAATCCCGACAAGTACTGGGGCGACCGTGCTCGCGAGGAGCTCTACTGGAAGGAGCCCTTCCAGACGGTGCTCGACTGGAAGCCGCCGCACGCGCGCTGGTTCGTCGAGGGCCGCACCAACCTGGCCTACAACTGTCTGGACCGGCACCTCGCCACGCGCCGCGACAAGCCCGCCATCCTCTTCGAAGGGGAGCCCGGAGACCGCCGCACCGTCACCTACGGCGAGCTGTCCGTCGAGGTGAACCGCCTGGCCAACGGCCTCAGGTCGCTGGGCATCAAGAAGGGAGACCGCGTGGGCATCTACCTGCCCATGGTGCCCGAGGCCGCGGTGGCCATGCTGGCGTGCGCGCGCATCGGCGCGGTGCACTCGGTGGTGTTCGGTGGCTTCTCCGCGGAGGCGCTCCAGGAGCGCATGAACGACGCGGGCGCCCGGGTGGTGCTCACCGCGGATGGTGGCTGGCGCAAGGGCGCCGTGGTGCCGCTCCTGAAGAACGTGGAGCAGGCGCTCAAGAACATGCCCTCCGTGGAGAAGGTCGTCGTGGCGCGCCGCACGTCGACGGACGCGCCCGCCTTGCCCGGCCCCCGCTACCTGGCGTGGGACGCGCTGGTGAAGGGCCAGTCCGACGTGTGCGAGCCCGAGTGGGTGGAGAGCGAACACCCGCTGTTCATCCTCTACACCTCCGGCTCCACCGGAAAGCCCAAGGGCGTGCTGCACACCACCGCGGGCTTCGCGGTGAACGCGTCGCTCACCACGCGCTGGGTGTTCGACCTGCGCGAGGACGACATCTACTGGTGCACCGCCGACGTGGGCTGGGTGACGGGGCACAGCTACGTCGTCTACGGCCCGCTGATGAACGGCGTGACGACCATCGTCTACGAAGGCGCGCCCACGCACCCGGGACCGGACCGCTTCTGGGACATCATCGAGCGCTACAAGGCCACCATCCTCTACACCGCGCCCACCGCCATCCGCGCCTTCATGCGGCTGGGGGACGACATCCCTCGCAAGAAGGATTTGTCCTCGCTGCGTCTGTTGGGAAGCGTGGGCGAGCCCATCAACCCCGAGGCGTGGATGTGGTACCGCGACGTCATCGGCCAGGGCCGCTGCCCCGTCGTGGACACGTGGTGGCAGACCGAGACGGGCTCCATCATGATTTCACCGCTGCCGGGGGCCACGCCGACGAAGCCGGGCTCGGCGACGCTGCCGTTGCCGGGCATCCACGCCGAGATTCTGGACCGGCAGGGCAACGCCGTGCCGCGAGGGCAGGGCGGTCTGCTCTTCATCACCCGCCCCTGGCCCTCCATGCTGCGCACCGTCTACGGCGACCCGGAGCGCTACACGCGCACGTACTTCAGCGAGCTGCCCGGCAAGTACTTCACCGGCGACGGCGCGCGCACGGACGCGGATGGCTACTTCTGGTTGATGGGCCGCGTGGATGACGTCGTCAACGTGGCCGGACACCGGCTGGGCACCGCCGAGGTGGAGAGCGCGCTCGTCGCCCACCCGCGCGTGTCCGAGGCCGCCGTGGTGGGGCGTCCCGATGACTTGAAGGGCACCGCGCTGGTGGCCTTCGTCACGTTGAAGAACGGCAACGCACCCTCCGCCGAGCTCAAGAAGGAGCTGGCCCAGCACGTCTCCAAGGAGATTGGCGCCATCGCCCGCCCGGACGAGATTCGCTTCGCCGAGGGGCTGCCCAAGACGCGCTCCGGAAAAATCATGCGGCGGCTCCTGCGAGATGTCGCCGCGGGCAAGAAGTCCTCGCAGGACACCACCACCCTCGAGGACCTCAACGTCCTCGCGGCCCTCCAGCAGAACGAGGAGTAGCCCGCGGCCGACGTGTGGGCGGGAGCGCTTCGTGCCGCCTCCCGCCCGCACGCTTCTGGCCTTGTTCCAGGGCCCCCGCCGGTGTCTTGTGTTGCAGGTGAAATCAAGTTGCTATCAAGCTTCAATGTCTGCCAATCGCTAACAATCCGAAATAGTCGCTTTATGAGGAGTTGTTGACACTGGAAAGATGCAGGGGCATTAAAGGCCGCGCTCATCGCTTGAGCGCGACGCTCCAGGTCCCCTCCGGCGTCGTTCCCCTCCTCAGCGGAAGCGGATGTGTCCATGGATCTACGCGATCAGCTCGACTCGCCGTTGTTCACGCATTTCATCGCCAATTACACACACCCGACCGGGCCGGACCTGTTGGCGCGGACCGAGGCTTTCTATCAATGGCAGGAGTCGCGGCGGCAGTCGGGGCTCTGGCCATACTCGCGCAGCCTGGAGGGGGCGCCCACGGCGGAGTGCTCCGTGCGCAGCGAGGCGGGCGTGGCTCGGCAGGGATTGAACTTCGGCTCGCAGGACTACCTGGCGCTGTCCACACATCCCCAGGTGGTGGAGGCCGCGCACCGCGCCATCCGTGACTTCGGCGTGCACAGTGCGGGCTCCGGGATGTTTGGCGGCAACACGACGCCGGGGCTCCAGCTGGAGCAGGCGCTCGGGGAGCACCTGAAGATGCCGCACGTGGCCCTGTTCGCGACGGGGTGGGGCGCGGGCTTTGGTGCCATCGCGGGGCTGGTGCGGCCCGAGGACCATGTGGTGCTGGACGCGCTGTCCCACGCGAGCCTCCAGCAGGGCGCCAGCGCGGCGACGCAGAAGGTGACGCGGGTGCCGCACCTGAACAACCGCGCGATGCGCCGCAAGCTCCAGGAGCTGCGGGCCAGCGACGTGGACAACGGCATCCTCGTCGTCACCGAGGGCCTGTTCTCCATGGACTCGGACGTGCCCCGCATCGAGGAGCTCCAGTCCATCTGCCACGAGTACGGCGCGACGCTGCTGGTGGACGTGGCGCATGACCTGGGCGCCCTGGGGCCCTCGGGCACCGGCAGCCTGGGCGCGCAGAACCTGCTGGGGAAGGTGGACCTGGTGGTGGGCTCCTTCTCCAAGACGTTCTCGTCCAACGGCGGCTTCGTGGCGACGCGCTCCGCGGCGGTGCGCCAGTTCGTGCGGGTCATGGGGGGCCCCCACATCTTCTCCAACGCGATTCTCCCCGTGCAGGCCGCCGTGGCGCTGGAGTCGCTGCGCATCGTCCGCTCGCCGGAGGGAGACGCCCTGCGGGCCAAGGCGATGGAGAACATCCTCACGCTGCGCGCCGCGTTCGCCGAGCGCGGGGTGACGTGTCTGGGCGAGCCGTCCAACGTGGTGCCGGTGCCGCTGGGCGACCCGAAGGTCGCGCGGGTCGCCTCCAAGCTCGTGTTCGAGCGCGGCGTGTTCCCCAACCTCGTCGAGTACCCCGCGGTGCGCATCCGCGAGTCGCGCTTCCGCATGCAGGTGATGTCGTCGCACTCCGTGGAGCAGATGCGGTACGGCGCCCAGGTGGTGCTCGACGCCGTCGAGGAGGCGCGCCAGCTGCTCGCGGCTCCGCAGCCGGGCCCGCTGCGCTCCCTGCGCGTCGAGGCGAAACCGCTCGCGCGGGTGTGAGGGGCCCGGCCCTCCGGCGTCACGGGTCGTCGCGGCTGGTGGCGTGCAGGTGGGTGAGGTCGCCCCACGTCACCAGCACGAACGAACCCTGGTGGTAGTCGAACTGGTTCCAGCAGGCGTTGCGGACGCTGAACGCGCGCGGCGTGTTGGGGGGAATCCCCAGGCTGTGGCGGAAGAAGCTGCTCAGCACGCCTCCGTGCGTGACGACGACCACGCGCTCACCCGCGTGGCGCTGGCCCACCTCGCCCAGGCACTCCACCGCGTGACTCAAGCGCTGGGAGGTGCTCTCGCCCCCGGGGACGACGTAGTCCGGGGCGTTGGTGGAGTACTCGCCGAAGATGTCGGGATGGCGCTGGCGGGCCTCGTCGCGGGTGAGGCCCTCGAGGAGCCCCAGGCCCCTCTCCCTCAGTCGGGCATCCGCGTGGACCTCGTGGCCCGTGCGGGTGGCGATGCGCCGGGCCGTCTCGAGGGCCCGGCCCAGGTCGCTGCTGTACAGCGCGCTGAAGGAGAGGGTGGACAGCCGCGCCGCGAGCGCGTCCGCCTGTCGCAGTCCCTCGGTGCTCAGCGGGCTGTCGCGATGGCCCTGGAGGAGCCCCAGGGCGTTCCACTCCGTCTCGCCGTGCCGCAGCAGGATGAGCTCGGTCTTCATGTGTGAAGCCTGACCTCGGGCCCGCGCCGGAGCAAGGCCGGCGTGGGTTCTGTCCACAGGTCAGCGCGAGCGCGCCAGGTGGGTCATCCCTTCCTCGAGCAGCGCGGCGACACCCCGCCGCACCACGTGGACCACCTTGTGGCTGTAGGCCGGACCGCCATGCGTGTAGTGCCCGCTGACCTTGTGGTGCAGCTCCGTGGCGCCCCACACGAGCACCAGGTCCGCCCAGTCCAGGTCACTGCGAGCCCGGTCCGCCGTCCGCCGCTCGGTGCCGTCCACCATGCGCAGGTCGATATGGTGCCCCAGCTTCTCCTCCAGCTCCTCGCGCACCGCGGGGGAGCCGCCCACCACCACCACGCGGCGCACGCCGTGGCGGTGACAGCTCTCCACGAAGGCCACCTCCGCGCGGTGGTTGGCCGAGCCTCCACACCGCGCGCAGTGGCTGCGTGGCTCCACCCGCAGGGGCTCGCGTCCGCTGGCCTGCGCCACCTTGAGGCACGCGCCGTCCGCGCACACGGGGAAGAAGCGCCCCGCGAGCACCTCGGCCGCCTTGTGCAGCTTCGGCTCGCTCATGCGCAGCTTGCCCGGGCGGGTGAGGCCCGCGTCCTCCAGCACCGCGCGCGCACGCTGCCTGGCCTCGGTCAGGGTGATGCCCCGGTCCGACAGCCATCCGTCGATGTCCCGGTCCGAGCTCATGGCCGCCTCCGCGCCGGAGACGGGGCGAGGTCGAACAGCTCCGCCTGGGCGGAAGGCACCTCCGCGGGAGGCGCCACCAGCCCCAGCACCTCTCTCACGGGGCCGAAGCTGCGGCGGTGGATGGGCAGCACACCCTTCTCGCGCAGCGCCTGGATGTGGTGCGGCGTCGGGTAGCCCTTGTGCTGCGCCAGGCCATAGCCCGGGTAGCGCGCGTCCAGCTCGCCCATCAGCCTGTCGCGGGTCGTCTTCGCGAGGATGGAGGCCGCCGCGATGCTCATGGAGAGCGAGTCGCCCTTGATGATGCCGCGCTGGGGCGCGGGACACTCCGGGATGGTCCGGGCGTCCACCAGCACGTAGTCCGGCTTCAGCCCCAGTCCCTCCACCGCGCGGCGCATGGCCAGCAGGCCCGCGTGGTAGATGTTGATGCGGTCGATCTCCTCGACCTCCGCATGGCCCACGGCCCAGGCCACCGCGTCGCGCTTGATGGCGACGGCGAGCGCCTCACGCTTCTCCGCGTCCAGGACCTTCTTCGAGTCGTCCAGCCCCTTGAGCCGGTAGCTCTTGGGCAGCACGGCCGCCGCCGCGACGACGGGGCCAGCGAGCGGTGCCATGCCCGCCTCGTCCACGCCCGCGACGTGGGTGTGGCCCTGCTCCCAGAGCTCCATCTCGAAGCGCAGCAGGTGGCGCAGCCGCTGGCCCTCGGAGCGGTTGCGCTCCTGGCGGGCCCGGATGCGGCGGGCAAGGGATTGGGCGCCCCGTCGCGGGTCCGCGTCGAGGGCTTCCAGGAGGCCGGAGGGGACGGCGTGCGCCTGGGTGACGAAACGCTCGGTCAGCTCCCCGAGCGAGCATTCGAGCCACTGTTCCCGGCTATCGATAGACATGCTGGCGGACCCGAGGAGCTACCGGAACGGTAGAGCGCCGAGAAACATCCCCCCAGGGGGGAACGCGGCTCCCGCCACGACACGTCCCCGCCGCCGTACACTTCAGAGCGCCCGACTGGTGGGAGGCTCCGAGGACGAGGGCAAGGCGGAAGGGGGCGGACATGCGGGTCTCACGCATGCCTCTGCCGTACCGCAGCCAGCCGTCTCAAGACAACCTCCCCCGCTGCTTTCTCGCACGGAAATCCGTGCCAAAGCCGGGAAGTTGGAGGCCCGACGGGTCCTACGGGTCCAGCTCCAGCGTCAGGTCCGCGGGCTCGGGGACGCAGTTGCAG
This window contains:
- a CDS encoding NUDIX domain-containing protein, whose protein sequence is MPEYRNPKPTVDCIIELSGERIVLIRRANPPLGWALPGGFVDEGEPLDAAAIREVKEETGMDVKLVEQFFTYSDPKRDPRQHTLSTVYIGTAQGEPQGSDDAAEARTFRVDALPQDLCFDHGTILADYLAYKRTGQRRKL
- the acs gene encoding acetate--CoA ligase, whose amino-acid sequence is MAETQHEIVSVLTEARVFPPPEAFSQRAHLRSMEDYQRLWDEAARNPDKYWGDRAREELYWKEPFQTVLDWKPPHARWFVEGRTNLAYNCLDRHLATRRDKPAILFEGEPGDRRTVTYGELSVEVNRLANGLRSLGIKKGDRVGIYLPMVPEAAVAMLACARIGAVHSVVFGGFSAEALQERMNDAGARVVLTADGGWRKGAVVPLLKNVEQALKNMPSVEKVVVARRTSTDAPALPGPRYLAWDALVKGQSDVCEPEWVESEHPLFILYTSGSTGKPKGVLHTTAGFAVNASLTTRWVFDLREDDIYWCTADVGWVTGHSYVVYGPLMNGVTTIVYEGAPTHPGPDRFWDIIERYKATILYTAPTAIRAFMRLGDDIPRKKDLSSLRLLGSVGEPINPEAWMWYRDVIGQGRCPVVDTWWQTETGSIMISPLPGATPTKPGSATLPLPGIHAEILDRQGNAVPRGQGGLLFITRPWPSMLRTVYGDPERYTRTYFSELPGKYFTGDGARTDADGYFWLMGRVDDVVNVAGHRLGTAEVESALVAHPRVSEAAVVGRPDDLKGTALVAFVTLKNGNAPSAELKKELAQHVSKEIGAIARPDEIRFAEGLPKTRSGKIMRRLLRDVAAGKKSSQDTTTLEDLNVLAALQQNEE
- a CDS encoding aminotransferase class I/II-fold pyridoxal phosphate-dependent enzyme codes for the protein MDLRDQLDSPLFTHFIANYTHPTGPDLLARTEAFYQWQESRRQSGLWPYSRSLEGAPTAECSVRSEAGVARQGLNFGSQDYLALSTHPQVVEAAHRAIRDFGVHSAGSGMFGGNTTPGLQLEQALGEHLKMPHVALFATGWGAGFGAIAGLVRPEDHVVLDALSHASLQQGASAATQKVTRVPHLNNRAMRRKLQELRASDVDNGILVVTEGLFSMDSDVPRIEELQSICHEYGATLLVDVAHDLGALGPSGTGSLGAQNLLGKVDLVVGSFSKTFSSNGGFVATRSAAVRQFVRVMGGPHIFSNAILPVQAAVALESLRIVRSPEGDALRAKAMENILTLRAAFAERGVTCLGEPSNVVPVPLGDPKVARVASKLVFERGVFPNLVEYPAVRIRESRFRMQVMSSHSVEQMRYGAQVVLDAVEEARQLLAAPQPGPLRSLRVEAKPLARV
- a CDS encoding histidine phosphatase family protein — protein: MKTELILLRHGETEWNALGLLQGHRDSPLSTEGLRQADALAARLSTLSFSALYSSDLGRALETARRIATRTGHEVHADARLRERGLGLLEGLTRDEARQRHPDIFGEYSTNAPDYVVPGGESTSQRLSHAVECLGEVGQRHAGERVVVVTHGGVLSSFFRHSLGIPPNTPRAFSVRNACWNQFDYHQGSFVLVTWGDLTHLHATSRDDP
- a CDS encoding ribonuclease HII, yielding MSIDSREQWLECSLGELTERFVTQAHAVPSGLLEALDADPRRGAQSLARRIRARQERNRSEGQRLRHLLRFEMELWEQGHTHVAGVDEAGMAPLAGPVVAAAAVLPKSYRLKGLDDSKKVLDAEKREALAVAIKRDAVAWAVGHAEVEEIDRINIYHAGLLAMRRAVEGLGLKPDYVLVDARTIPECPAPQRGIIKGDSLSMSIAAASILAKTTRDRLMGELDARYPGYGLAQHKGYPTPHHIQALREKGVLPIHRRSFGPVREVLGLVAPPAEVPSAQAELFDLAPSPARRRP